The Bombus pascuorum chromosome 5, iyBomPasc1.1, whole genome shotgun sequence genome segment tcggcaaCGATGTATATCGCCGAGGCAAAGTgtccaattattttttttttatttgaaagaaatttacaatcagttctcattgagaattataagtaaattattctggcgtggtactataacgcgaataataagtgtttatcgtatgtttgattttagctgaatctaatgtttaaatctaGAGGCTGtagaagtggtcaccacttctaagaaaactctacatctggtgtttttagttttctcaagaaccgaagccatcgacagcgtatggacgaaagactgggacgaaggcagaccataaacaggcgacgatggcttcagagctttcagtcataggtaacactgctagcgtgcggatctggaccagctcaattatattccaatttgtatctacacttctgtattaaaatatattttctaccttacaatttatccacgcgttcctttctTCATACATCTGACAACATCAACAGAGGGTAATGTCtctttagcctgcggatctgatccgtcgtgtcaagtaattgagtaaatagtaggtttttttttttatagtttattttgtttttttttacaatttgtcctgaaggacatttggtaaagtattatatcttagttATTAGgaacaaaagaataaaaataaaaatatagcatgtgggtggctacccccagcggggtgccatcttcgtgtttgctaggttatatcttttatgtaggTTTTGATTGTCgttaatttttctgttatatcTGTAGCGGCACTCCACAGCAAACCTTCCAACGGTTTCTGTCCCCTGGCTCGCTACACAAAGATCCTATTCTTCGGATAAGACGATTGCCAGATGTCGATACATCGGCACGGAATATTTATAGCTAGACCAAGGACCTGCAAAAAATCTTAGAATTTATGTAGTCAAGATCCTCCAATGTGACAAACGGTCTTTCTCTTAGCGGTCCCTAAACCTATCACCTCCTACGAGAAGATACGagaaatctgcttttctcacgtacgatgcttccCGCCAGCGACTTTCTTTCAAGGGCTGTTAGCGTCCTTTTCCAACTACCAACGCAAGAATTAGCCAATTAACAACGTCGTTAATTTCCCACAATTTCCGAACTAAGGCTTTCCTCGACGAACCCGACGACCTCGCATCCTTAGACACAtcccgtcatagttttcctctgtaGCATCGTCGTGACGAACAGTCAGTGAATGATCGACTAGAGCCCCGCGACGCATTCAGAGCGATCATCGTCCGAACTCGCCCCGTGCGATCTGTTCAACCGACGCTGTATCGCACCGCCTGTGAACCAAACTTGTAAACGCGAACTGGGAACCGCTAGTGCAATCCTGAGTTCCACACAAAGTGCATATCGGTGGTagtgtaataaataaactgttaATTATACTCTAGTACTTCTTCAGTGCCTATCACGACCTATCCACCTCGtatctattactgaatttggatatttcttctttaactgtaggAATCTTAAGGACGCGATGTAtggtttcgttggtgacgtaccaagatccgtctattaaggatcttagatcttttgattggaatcgtcGAGGAATTTCTacgttggaattactcgctgttccccatagtagGATCCCATAgatccaaacaggttttaatatggctttatACAGCATTATTATACTCTGCGCGCTTAAGTTGGAACGTCTGCCAATGAACCagcagaattttttaaatttcgatttGAGTTGTTTGAATCTATCTACgatatgttgtttccatgtcatTCTTCCGTCCAGAATCAcgcccagatatctgactgactcTTTGTTTGGAATTGGAATACTATTCATGGTCACCCGTGGGCAGGTTTGCTTTCGCAGCGTGAAGATCATACGACcggatttattttcatttatttgaagGGAATATGGCTTTATACAGCATTGTTTTACTCTGCGCGCTTAAGTTGGAACGTCTGCCAATAAGCCAGTAGAAGAGCCAATGAATCAATCAACGTGATGCGAATTTAAAAGCGTCGCGATTTTCCACTCGTGCGGAATGACGTAGCGATTTCTTCTTCTGCTGCTTCTCGGATGCGATGCCTACGATGAATATCAAGATTCGACATTTCTGCCACTCGAGTTACGAAAAGCTGCGTAACCAACGACACTGGTAACTGCTGATACAGGCTGGGGGAGCAAGTAAAAGGCGaatcgtatatttttgcaGGGTCACGCAACTCGCTGCTCATAAATATCCACTGTAAGTGGTGAAAATCTGTTTTTTACGGTAGCACACCCAGGCGGAGAAATACGTGCATAGATGGAGCACTTTCCGGACAGATGGTGACGCGATGCTACGATAACGTAGGCTAATTTTTCACACGCTGAAACTCGCTTTCGAAACGTTTGAAATCGGTGGGTGGGTGGTGGAAAGTCGATTCGATGGGCCGTGACGACTCGTCGACGAATGACGATGGCTCGGGACGAGGACAGGAGGCGCGAAGGGTCGCGCGTAACGGATAATGGATTTCGGCGGCGCGTGCGACGGTTCGGCGCGTGCGTTCTCCAAGAGCGTTTCACCCCCCGGTCCGTGCACTCGACGCGCTTACACCCTATATATTTCGAGGAAACACGAGATGAACCGGTACACGGCACGCGATTTTTGCAGCGGAAACACTCGCGAACTCGCATTGCAACTTCGACTACCACCGACAGTACCACGTTCGTACCTCCGATAGAAGCCGCCGCGGTGCCAAATCGACAATGACGCGTCATTGTTTCTTCGTTCTCTCGATCCTGGCTCTCTCGATCGCTGGTTGCGTATTGGCCGCCCAGGTAAaatctttcttattatttcttcttctgtctctctctctctctctctctctctctcgcttgTCATTTCGTCGTTGCAACGTCGTTCCTCTAGTTCGAAGAAGCTAGGCAAGTCATAGTTTCGATCGTTCACAGAATTCCGAGTCACGCGAACAAAAACAGTGATCTTCGCGATAGCTGGCGTGACTTTCTGTCGCATCGTTCGCTATTGGATCGTAAAAGTGGCGCGCGATCGAATCCACCAGATCGGTACGAAAGCGTCGTTGAACGTCAACCATTCCGGAAGATAGTTACGGACGAACGAAGCGTAAATTCAACGCGACTAGGCCGACGAGAAAAGTTTTACGAATACGTGGAATACAGCTAATGTTCCTCGGAAAGGCAACGGGAAAATCTCCATTGATTCAGCGATGCGTGGCACGGCTAAAGAAGGACGTAGAGTAGATGGACGTTCGTTGGGAACCGTGCGGGAAATCGCGCGGGAAATCTCGCAGAAGATCTCGTGGCCGGAGAAATTTTCTCGGAGATCGATCTCCGGATACGTCGCGTGACTATAAATCGAGCGGATGATCGCGTGAGGAGCGTTCGCGACGAACGAGGCACGATTTCAACGTAATCGAACGACGCGTTGCTTACAGGCTGAAACGAGCTCCCTGCGAAGAGAGTTTTACGGGCCGAGCAAACCGGAACTCCTCGCTGAATATCTGGAAGGTCACGGTAAGTGAAAAGAGACTGCTTCCATGTATCTCGTACGCTTGTTTCTCGTATACGCTTCTGTCTTGTTTCCGCGGAGGAAACCAAGAAATTTCTCTGCCGCTTCGTGTGCGTCGTGATATCTGCGCTTGATCGATGGTGAGAAAACGCGCTTTCGTGTGACCTGGGTCCTGGTGGCGGAGGTTGGTGTATCACGGTGAAGAGAAGGAAGATCGACGAACGACCTCTTACCTGCGATCAACGATCGACGGATTTCAGGTTCGCCGCAGGAGAATGCGGTGCAAGACGAACGATATCGTTCAGCTCGACCGAGCAACGTCGAACGCCGGTTGTTTAGCAGGGGATCGATCGTTCCAGGAAAAGGCCGGTGGTACGTCCGCGAAGGAGAGGACGAAGACGATCGATTCTCGCGAAACCTCGATCAGATCGGTGGCGGCAACCTGTTGCGCAGAGGACTGGTGGTCGAGCGCGAGGGCTCGTACGACAGCTCCCGTCGCTGGTTGCCATCGCGGAGAAATCTCGATCAAATAGGAGGCGGAAATTTGCTTCGAGAGGCGGACTATCGAAGCGAACGCAACTTGGACAGCATCGGCGGAGGGAATCTCGTTCGCGGGCTGGGCGGCGCGGCCGATCATCTTCGTAGGAATTTGGATCAGATCGGTGGAGGAAATTTGGTGCGCAATTTGCCCGACGATGCGTCTCGAGAGCCAGCCGAGACCCGATAGAGACGCGTGGACGGAGCACCTCGGTAGCACGGACGCTGCATAGACGCGACAAATTTAGTTCTTTGCTCGAACGTGTTTCCGCGGTCGATTCTGTGTAGCGTGTAGTACTAGAGCAACCATAGTAATAAAGGCTAACGCACGATTATCGCATAGCGCTGCAGAgtcaactttttcttttctccttttttttttccacctCTTCTCGTCTCCTCGACGTCGTTTCTCGCTTCCGCGCAGCTACCGAAAATTGTATTCTCCATCTCGTTCAAGCTGCGAGGAAACAACGCGACGACCAGGACGACCCAGCGGATGACCGTCCGCGACGCGTTCGTCCGTTGGCGCGGGACACGCAGGCTCGTTTCTCCTCCGGATCGACGAGGTATCTCGCCGACGACTACGCGGACGAGTCGTCGGCTGCCAGGTAAGACGCGTGCCTCGTTGCCTCGCTTCTCTTTTATCGCCTTGTCGTTCGTTTGTTCGCAGCAAATCGATCGCGCTCTCTCCGATCGATAGACAACTGCTCGAGCGGTTCGTCAAGCGAAACATCGACGAGATCGACCGCACGGCCTTCGACAATTTCTTCAAGCGAAACCTCGACGAGATAGATCGCGTCGGCTGGAGCGGATTCGTCAAGAGATTCGCAGACGACGCGGTCACCGGCGGCGGCAGAATCAACGTCCTGGCACAGCGCGGCTGAAACAAATTCCACGCGTTGGAAAACATCGAACCATCGCTTCCCATTCCCGCCACGATACTCCACcaccttcttctctttcttttcctccgtCTCGCTTCTCGCCATCGAGCAACCCTATCGAAACGATCG includes the following:
- the LOC132907087 gene encoding uncharacterized protein LOC132907087, encoding MTRHCFFVLSILALSIAGCVLAAQAETSSLRREFYGPSKPELLAEYLEGHGSPQENAVQDERYRSARPSNVERRLFSRGSIVPGKGRWYVREGEDEDDRFSRNLDQIGGGNLLRRGLVVEREGSYDSSRRWLPSRRNLDQIGGGNLLREADYRSERNLDSIGGGNLVRGLGGAADHLRRNLDQIGGGNLVRNLPDDASREPAETRSARKQRDDQDDPADDRPRRVRPLARDTQARFSSGSTRYLADDYADESSAASKSIALSPIDRQLLERFVKRNIDEIDRTAFDNFFKRNLDEIDRVGWSGFVKRFADDAVTGGGRINVLAQRG